The DNA region GAGTTTGGGCCAGAACTTTTGCTTTAGCTTCCGGCATTTTGCCTTTAAGGCAGGACATGACAAATTCCCTGACCTGTTTCATGGCCTTTCGGGCCTGATCGGCCAAAATAAGCGTTTTATCGTCCAATTTTTCAGTTGATTTTTTCTGGACGACCTTTAGAATAGAGGCCGCCGGGGATTGTCCCAATTGTGGATCAACCGGCCCGAGGACGGCGTTTTCATCCATTAGGATTTCGTCCGCTGCCAGAGCAAGCAGGGTACCGCCTGACATGGCATAGTGGGGAATCATGACCGTCACCTTTGCCGGATGTTTCAGCATGGCCGTTGCAATTTGTTCCGTGGCCAGAACCAATCCCCCGGGCGTGTGCAAAATCAGATCGATTGGCATATCCTTGGGTGTAAGCCGGATCGCCCGCAAAATCTGTTCGGAATCCTCAATGCTGATGTATTTGATGATCGGAAATCCGATAAAGCTCATGGATTCCTGTCGGTGGATGAGCGAAATGACACGGGACCCGCGCTTTTTTTCCATCTTTTTTAAAAAATTCATTCGGGTTTTGGTTATCAGGTATTTTTGATACCAGGGAATTAAGAGTGACAGAATAAATAATAACCAGAAAAGATTTGCCAATGGGTCTTTCATGGAATTTCCTCCAAATTACCAGGGTAAATATTCGTCAACAAATGCGGGACGCCGCTTTTCTTTGAAAAACCAGACCAGGATTAAACCGGTTGCGAAACCGCCGATGTGTGCAAAATAGGCAACCCCGCCTGTGGCCATGTGAGCGGCCGGCAATGCGACCAGTCCGTACACCAGCTGCAAGGCAAACCAAAAAAGAATAAAGATGAAGGCCGGAATCTCAATAATATCGATGAAAATAATGATAATAAGCAGGGTCAGAATTTTGGCCCGGGGGTACATTAACAGATAGGCGGCCATGACACCGGCAATGGCTCCGCTTGCCCCGATGTTGGGAATGGTAGAGGCCGGATTCACGGCATATTGGGTCATCGTTGCGGCCACTCCGCACAGAAGGTAAAAGATCAGATAGCGACCATGCCCCATGGCGTCTTCCACGTTATCCCCGAAAATCCACAGAAACCACATGTTTCCGATAATATGCAGCCACCCCCCGTGGAGGAACATGGCCGTAAAAATGGGGATAATGCGCCCGAAAAACGGGTCCATTCCGAAAGCGGCGGGATGGGTAAAATGCGCAGGGACAAA from Calditrichota bacterium includes:
- a CDS encoding rhomboid family intramembrane serine protease; translation: MIPLKDTIPSRHFPIVNFLIIMVNVWAFFIEVSLGPAIQNFLQVYGFVPAHFTHPAAFGMDPFFGRIIPIFTAMFLHGGWLHIIGNMWFLWIFGDNVEDAMGHGRYLIFYLLCGVAATMTQYAVNPASTIPNIGASGAIAGVMAAYLLMYPRAKILTLLIIIIFIDIIEIPAFIFILFWFALQLVYGLVALPAAHMATGGVAYFAHIGGFATGLILVWFFKEKRRPAFVDEYLPW